A region from the candidate division KSB1 bacterium genome encodes:
- a CDS encoding outer membrane lipoprotein-sorting protein produces MRKCFLLLSLYFMAQISFAQTAFEIVKKSEDLLRGETSQGSFTMTVVTPDYTRKLEMDSWWVGNEKALIVIRSPKREAGNKTLKIGTEMWQFLKNTETTIKIPPSMMLQSWNGSDFTNDDLVRESNLYEDYDLELLGEEIVENENCWKIKMTPNEGVAVVWGNLFYWVRKSDNLPAKVDFYDEKDKYIRSIQYTDYKVLGGRKTPTRHIMVNKVKVGHRTEFIVHDIKFDIVISDRIFSFRELERGN; encoded by the coding sequence ATGCGTAAATGCTTTCTTTTGCTTTCGCTGTATTTTATGGCACAAATTTCATTTGCACAAACAGCTTTCGAGATCGTTAAAAAATCGGAAGATTTATTACGCGGCGAAACATCACAAGGATCATTCACCATGACCGTTGTAACGCCTGATTACACCCGAAAATTAGAGATGGATAGCTGGTGGGTTGGCAACGAAAAGGCGCTAATTGTCATCCGATCTCCTAAACGTGAAGCCGGCAACAAGACTCTCAAAATCGGAACCGAAATGTGGCAATTCCTGAAAAATACGGAAACCACTATTAAAATTCCGCCATCCATGATGCTGCAATCCTGGAACGGTTCGGATTTCACCAATGATGACCTGGTCAGGGAATCCAATCTTTACGAAGATTATGATCTTGAATTATTAGGGGAAGAGATCGTTGAGAATGAAAACTGCTGGAAAATAAAGATGACACCTAATGAAGGCGTCGCTGTGGTCTGGGGTAACCTTTTTTATTGGGTGAGAAAAAGTGACAATTTACCCGCAAAAGTGGATTTTTATGATGAAAAAGATAAATATATAAGATCAATACAATATACGGATTATAAAGTTTTAGGCGGCCGTAAAACCCCAACCCGGCATATTATGGTTAATAAAGTAAAGGTGGGTCACCGTACAGAATTTATTGTTCATGACATTAAATTTGATATTGTGATCAGTGACCGGATTTTTTCATTTCGTGAACTGGAGCGTGGCAATTAA
- a CDS encoding AbrB/MazE/SpoVT family DNA-binding domain-containing protein → MLATLDKFGRILIPKKFREHLGISSDTTMNIVEDGERIIIEPIKEKEPLVKKDGLLIFTGKIQGDLDQTLRSNRSRRMKKVLHLDDK, encoded by the coding sequence ATGTTAGCAACTTTAGATAAATTTGGGAGAATCTTAATCCCTAAAAAATTTAGAGAGCACCTTGGAATATCAAGTGATACAACAATGAATATCGTTGAAGATGGGGAGCGAATTATCATTGAACCCATTAAGGAAAAGGAACCTCTTGTAAAAAAAGATGGCTTACTTATCTTTACTGGAAAGATTCAAGGTGATCTCGATCAGACGCTTCGTTCAAATCGCTCCCGACGGATGAAAAAAGTTTTACATTTAGATGACAAATGA
- a CDS encoding ABC transporter permease, whose amino-acid sequence MNLLLKLAWRNLWRNKRRTIITICAVVFAAMLAIAMRGIQIGTYEANIKHAVSLFSGYLQVQKAGYLDNPSLQKSFRFDGNLQTILANEEQVTGFTPRVNAQGLISFKENSMGAVIFGIVPDSEANVSIFNSKLNQGSFFQTDSSYSIILGYKLLQNLNAEIGDTVVVLAQGIDGSLGNFKYEIAGTVKIGSPEFDGTVIFMGLSVLQELLAMEGRVNSVAISLVSLNQVDAFQKKLKPYLPEDLDIPSWLEIMPDLKQSIELDNISGLIFLWILIVVVAFGILNAILMSVTERFNEFGVALAMGMRNSTLVILVLIESFIIAVIGLIIGNIIALGINYYIFLNPIEFSGDFALLYEEYGFIPKIYSTLKPSVFINSTLNLLLITIAASFYPAFKVFKLEPLKGIRYT is encoded by the coding sequence ATGAATCTTCTGTTAAAACTGGCCTGGCGAAATTTATGGCGCAATAAACGTCGAACGATCATAACCATATGTGCAGTTGTATTTGCCGCGATGCTCGCCATTGCCATGCGGGGTATTCAAATTGGTACCTACGAAGCTAATATCAAACATGCAGTCAGTTTATTCTCAGGTTATCTACAGGTACAAAAGGCCGGCTATTTAGACAATCCATCCTTGCAGAAGAGTTTCCGCTTCGATGGAAACCTGCAAACTATCCTCGCCAACGAAGAGCAGGTAACAGGGTTTACTCCTCGTGTAAATGCCCAGGGATTAATCAGCTTTAAAGAGAACTCGATGGGCGCGGTGATCTTTGGCATTGTACCCGATTCAGAAGCCAATGTTTCAATATTTAATTCCAAATTAAACCAGGGCAGTTTTTTCCAAACCGACAGTAGTTATTCGATCATTTTAGGGTACAAGCTGCTGCAAAACCTGAATGCGGAAATTGGCGATACCGTGGTCGTATTGGCCCAGGGTATAGATGGATCATTAGGAAATTTTAAGTATGAAATTGCCGGGACAGTCAAAATCGGATCGCCAGAATTCGATGGCACAGTCATTTTCATGGGACTTTCCGTATTGCAGGAATTGCTGGCTATGGAAGGACGTGTCAATTCCGTTGCAATTTCTTTGGTCAGTTTAAACCAGGTGGATGCGTTTCAAAAAAAATTAAAACCCTATTTACCTGAGGATCTCGACATTCCTTCATGGCTGGAGATTATGCCGGATTTAAAGCAATCTATCGAATTGGATAACATTAGCGGTTTGATTTTTTTGTGGATTCTCATCGTGGTCGTGGCCTTTGGGATTTTAAACGCTATTCTAATGTCTGTTACGGAACGATTTAACGAATTTGGTGTCGCACTTGCGATGGGCATGCGAAATTCTACACTCGTCATCCTGGTTTTAATCGAAAGCTTTATCATCGCAGTCATTGGTTTGATTATTGGGAATATAATCGCTCTCGGGATTAATTATTACATATTTCTAAATCCTATCGAGTTTAGCGGAGATTTTGCATTGTTGTATGAAGAATATGGTTTCATACCTAAAATTTATTCGACCTTAAAACCGAGTGTATTTATCAACTCAACACTCAACTTATTACTCATCACAATTGCTGCTAGTTTTTACCCGGCATTTAAAGTTTTCAAGTTAGAGCCTTTAAAGGGAATTAGATATACTTAG
- a CDS encoding ABC transporter ATP-binding protein, giving the protein MSVIKTENVEKIYKDNGVPVHALRGVSLDIKKGEYVVIAGPSGSGKTTLLNLMGGLDKPTNGKVFIEGEDISQKSRNELGDLRLHKLGFVFQAYNLMPVLTALENIEFTMMLLGISEKERHGRAMEALEDLGIGELADKLPNEMSGGQQQRVAVARAIVNNPSIILADEPTANLDSKTGNVLLDLMGKMNQDKQITFIFSSHAQQVIDRAKRLVTLVDGLIDQDQIM; this is encoded by the coding sequence ATGTCGGTCATAAAAACAGAAAACGTGGAAAAAATATACAAGGACAATGGTGTCCCGGTTCATGCACTACGAGGAGTAAGCCTGGACATAAAAAAGGGTGAATATGTTGTGATTGCCGGGCCATCAGGTTCTGGGAAAACAACATTATTGAACCTAATGGGTGGTCTCGATAAACCTACCAATGGCAAAGTATTTATCGAGGGTGAGGACATTAGTCAAAAGTCGAGGAATGAATTAGGGGATCTACGATTACATAAACTGGGATTTGTTTTCCAGGCTTACAATTTGATGCCTGTACTTACAGCGTTGGAAAATATTGAATTTACCATGATGTTGCTTGGAATTTCGGAAAAAGAAAGACATGGCCGGGCCATGGAAGCACTGGAGGATTTGGGGATAGGAGAACTGGCGGATAAATTACCGAATGAGATGAGTGGTGGACAACAACAGCGGGTTGCAGTGGCAAGGGCGATAGTCAATAATCCGTCGATTATTCTTGCAGACGAACCCACTGCAAACCTGGATTCCAAAACCGGTAATGTTCTTCTCGATTTAATGGGCAAGATGAATCAAGACAAGCAGATCACTTTTATTTTCTCTTCGCATGCCCAGCAAGTTATAGATCGTGCCAAAAGATTGGTTACACTCGTTGATGGCCTCATTGACCAGGATCAAATAATGTAA
- a CDS encoding DPP IV N-terminal domain-containing protein has product MCNGPLGKYLSYVARINNQSQIVIQEFQNGKSEVISNHKTGVSSFYWSPDETKIAFIARDEKPQKSESETFIKAFEVKPHGYLDFQSYLSSHLFILNINNKKTKRLTEGGWTVNGGVSWSTDGRTLDFSRKENPLPSEWHKNKIMLLDLESGSLTGYSDRDGFEYNPAFSPNGKHFVYSRIIDQNPAGMRDLFIQTGKNKPVNLTRWLEKYL; this is encoded by the coding sequence ATGTGCAATGGTCCCCTCGGAAAATACCTTTCGTATGTGGCCAGGATTAATAACCAGAGCCAAATTGTCATACAGGAATTCCAAAATGGTAAATCCGAAGTGATCAGCAATCACAAAACTGGCGTATCCAGTTTTTATTGGAGCCCGGATGAGACTAAGATCGCATTTATTGCAAGAGATGAAAAACCACAAAAGTCGGAAAGTGAAACCTTTATAAAAGCCTTTGAAGTGAAACCTCATGGCTATTTGGATTTTCAATCCTACCTTTCGTCTCATTTGTTTATCCTGAACATAAATAACAAAAAAACCAAAAGATTGACAGAGGGAGGCTGGACTGTTAATGGTGGTGTGAGCTGGTCAACAGACGGAAGAACTCTTGATTTTAGTAGAAAAGAAAACCCTTTACCTTCGGAATGGCACAAAAACAAGATTATGTTGCTTGATCTTGAGTCCGGAAGTTTAACCGGTTATTCCGACAGGGATGGTTTTGAATACAATCCTGCCTTCTCTCCGAACGGCAAACATTTTGTCTACAGTCGAATTATTGATCAAAACCCAGCTGGGATGAGGGACTTATTCATTCAAACCGGAAAAAACAAACCAGTAAATCTCACCCGTTGGTTGGAAAAATATTTGTGA
- a CDS encoding helix-turn-helix transcriptional regulator, with product MEINKKDFVKAKVNKEITPGEMLKTLRELQELNQKELAEITAIPQSNISAMETNARSIGRERAIILAQALKVHPAVILFPDFDIAQVA from the coding sequence ATGGAAATTAACAAAAAAGATTTTGTAAAAGCTAAGGTAAACAAAGAAATTACTCCAGGTGAAATGTTAAAAACTCTCAGAGAATTGCAAGAGCTCAACCAAAAAGAATTGGCTGAAATAACTGCAATACCTCAATCCAATATTTCTGCAATGGAAACCAATGCTAGAAGTATAGGTAGAGAGCGAGCCATAATATTAGCTCAAGCTTTAAAAGTACATCCTGCAGTAATTTTGTTTCCTGATTTTGATATTGCCCAGGTTGCTTAA
- a CDS encoding aminopeptidase — MHVRYPLKWAALAQKLVERLDIQKDEKVLLVAYPGLFDDIIPHLRYEIMKRGGVDLGVMDVLQRPLPETWDKTVLAKANNQAREALRNMLQSVDASIMLPGALPSNPVYAAIQDLLREGRGRTVHFHWLAAGSALAIPGQPLPTPELIDATYQNAILQADYQQIRQAQLNFIEAMRQAEVRVTTPAGTDLRFRVGFRPVNMQDGDASAARMKSAKILIDREIELPCGAIRVAPLEQSVNGVIAFPPSQWDGRPVTGLKLRFSEGRIVHLEAESGIEFVEAEMQRGGDAAKQLREFALGFNPLLAVPDKNPWIPYYGYGSGVVRLSLGDNSE, encoded by the coding sequence ATGCATGTTCGATACCCATTAAAATGGGCTGCTTTAGCCCAAAAGCTTGTGGAGCGACTGGATATTCAAAAGGATGAAAAAGTCTTGCTGGTTGCGTATCCGGGTTTGTTCGACGACATCATTCCGCATCTGCGTTATGAGATTATGAAACGAGGGGGTGTTGATCTTGGTGTCATGGATGTTTTGCAAAGACCATTGCCGGAGACCTGGGATAAGACAGTGCTCGCAAAGGCAAACAACCAGGCTCGGGAAGCTCTTCGTAACATGCTGCAATCGGTTGATGCTTCCATAATGCTGCCCGGCGCGTTACCGTCAAATCCAGTATATGCTGCTATCCAGGATCTGCTTCGCGAGGGTCGAGGGCGTACAGTCCATTTTCATTGGCTTGCGGCAGGTAGTGCGCTGGCAATTCCGGGTCAACCGTTACCCACACCTGAGTTAATTGACGCAACCTATCAAAATGCGATTTTGCAGGCTGATTACCAACAGATTCGACAGGCTCAACTAAATTTTATCGAAGCGATGCGCCAGGCCGAGGTTCGGGTAACCACTCCGGCCGGGACAGACCTGCGCTTTCGGGTAGGGTTCCGCCCGGTAAATATGCAAGACGGCGATGCATCGGCCGCACGAATGAAAAGTGCAAAGATACTGATCGATCGTGAGATCGAGCTTCCCTGTGGCGCCATCCGCGTCGCACCTTTGGAGCAATCTGTGAATGGCGTCATCGCTTTCCCGCCGTCCCAATGGGATGGACGACCTGTGACTGGTCTCAAACTCAGGTTCTCAGAAGGACGCATCGTTCACCTGGAGGCCGAGTCGGGCATAGAATTTGTTGAAGCGGAAATGCAGCGCGGAGGAGATGCCGCGAAACAACTGCGTGAATTTGCCCTTGGATTTAATCCGTTATTGGCGGTACCGGACAAGAACCCATGGATCCCTTATTACGGCTATGGTTCCGGTGTGGTTCGACTCTCCCTGGGCGACAATTCCGAAC
- a CDS encoding nucleotidyltransferase domain-containing protein, whose amino-acid sequence MNQIIDKFAPDKIILFGSYAYGKQTPESDVDLLIIMNSNNSLWA is encoded by the coding sequence ATAAATCAAATCATCGATAAGTTTGCTCCGGATAAAATTATTTTGTTCGGTTCTTATGCTTATGGCAAACAAACTCCTGAAAGTGATGTGGATTTATTGATTATTATGAATTCAAACAATTCATTATGGGCTTGA
- a CDS encoding PIN domain-containing protein — MTNDLKILFDSSVLICAMVEAHPKHNPALSWLKRAKDKEFRFLVSAHSLLEIYSVLTTAPFKPNISPATAKKLIETNITKYATIQSLTPNEYSRLLESITSLELKGGIVYDALIFECAKKSKADKIITSNAADFLRLNIDHSLEIISL, encoded by the coding sequence ATGACAAATGATTTGAAGATACTCTTTGATAGTTCAGTTTTAATTTGCGCTATGGTTGAAGCTCATCCAAAGCATAATCCCGCATTATCATGGTTAAAACGCGCTAAAGATAAAGAATTTAGATTTTTGGTTTCTGCTCATTCATTGTTAGAGATATACAGTGTTCTTACCACCGCACCATTTAAACCTAATATTTCTCCAGCCACTGCTAAAAAACTCATTGAAACTAATATCACGAAATATGCAACGATCCAATCTCTAACTCCAAATGAATACTCAAGATTACTTGAGTCTATTACTTCACTCGAACTTAAAGGTGGGATTGTTTATGATGCTTTGATATTCGAATGTGCCAAAAAATCTAAAGCTGATAAAATTATCACATCCAATGCAGCAGATTTTTTAAGATTAAATATTGACCATTCACTTGAAATTATTTCGCTGTAA
- a CDS encoding ABC transporter permease — MLFKIAWRNIWRNKRRSIIVMISIMIGVIAVILSSTLSLGFMQQILDNQIGSHVSHIQIHKNGFNDNKIIQNYIPDERSVEAKLIANPQVKYYSKRVISMGLMSSAYNSAGVMIVGIIPNDEQKITKIKESIIEGVYLSGKFNEIVMGKKLAEKLDVELGDKVVGMASSLDGRIGSDAFRIVGLYKTFSSKFDQFSIYISLQNAQEMLGLTGKISEIAIISDDLNNVPNLDETITAKLDENYEVLNYAELLPLSVMQIDLYKQSMFIFYAIIGLALIFGIINTMLMSVFERIHEFGVLMAIGMRSRKLFSMIIMESLVLGVLGTLIGFTVGLTLYFWLADVGIDLSLFSESLNSFGSGVILYPVLTVDSVINSLVVIPIFSVIGALYPAIKAARLDPIQAIRYV; from the coding sequence ATGTTATTCAAAATAGCCTGGCGAAACATATGGAGAAATAAAAGACGATCGATCATCGTCATGATTTCGATCATGATCGGTGTTATTGCTGTCATCCTATCCAGTACGTTGTCGCTTGGATTTATGCAGCAAATATTAGATAATCAAATTGGCTCCCACGTTTCTCATATCCAGATCCACAAAAATGGCTTTAATGATAATAAAATTATTCAAAATTATATTCCGGATGAGCGGTCAGTTGAAGCAAAACTCATTGCAAATCCCCAGGTAAAGTATTACAGCAAAAGAGTTATTAGCATGGGTTTGATGAGCAGTGCATACAATTCAGCCGGCGTGATGATTGTCGGCATCATTCCCAATGATGAACAAAAAATTACAAAGATTAAAGAATCTATTATCGAGGGGGTCTATCTCAGCGGCAAATTTAATGAGATTGTGATGGGTAAAAAATTAGCGGAAAAACTGGACGTTGAGTTGGGAGATAAAGTCGTTGGAATGGCGTCTTCTTTGGATGGAAGAATCGGTTCGGATGCATTCCGAATTGTTGGATTGTATAAAACCTTCAGCTCCAAATTTGATCAATTTTCGATCTATATTTCATTGCAGAATGCACAAGAAATGCTGGGATTGACGGGCAAGATTTCTGAAATTGCCATCATATCAGATGATCTAAACAATGTACCCAACCTGGATGAGACTATTACGGCAAAACTTGATGAAAATTATGAAGTGCTTAACTATGCAGAACTACTGCCATTATCGGTTATGCAAATAGATCTCTATAAACAATCCATGTTTATTTTTTATGCAATCATTGGCCTGGCATTGATTTTTGGCATCATCAATACCATGCTGATGTCGGTCTTTGAAAGAATTCATGAATTTGGTGTTTTGATGGCCATCGGTATGCGCAGTCGTAAATTATTTTCGATGATAATAATGGAATCGTTAGTATTGGGCGTGCTTGGAACATTGATCGGGTTTACGGTGGGATTGACTCTTTATTTTTGGTTGGCCGATGTCGGAATCGATCTAAGTTTGTTTTCCGAAAGTCTAAATTCATTTGGATCCGGAGTTATTCTCTACCCGGTTCTCACCGTTGATAGTGTTATCAATTCATTGGTCGTGATCCCAATATTTTCCGTGATTGGCGCATTGTATCCGGCCATTAAAGCAGCCAGGCTCGATCCAATTCAGGCGATTCGATATGTGTAA